In Oncorhynchus gorbuscha isolate QuinsamMale2020 ecotype Even-year unplaced genomic scaffold, OgorEven_v1.0 Un_scaffold_2727, whole genome shotgun sequence, a genomic segment contains:
- the LOC124017553 gene encoding gastrula zinc finger protein XlCGF71.1-like → MRIHTGEKPFSCSVCEKQFTQKRHLQDHQKVHTGEKPYPCTHCDKRFSFSSALKRHQQLHTGEKPHCCFVCGNSFSQAGRLKEHLQTHSGERPFSCSVCEKTFRKASELTIHNRSHTGERPYSCAECGKTFTSSMKLGRHKKIHQNTKTEEVLTKDVKRRVLMMMKWRLPPQLVDASRVKRRSLYS, encoded by the coding sequence ATGAGgatccacacaggagagaagcccttCAGTTGCTCTGTGTGCGAGAAGCAGTTCACTCAGAAAAGACATCTGCAAGACCACCAGAAagtacacactggagagaaaccgtaCCCCTGCACCCACTGTGACAAGCGGTTCAGCTTCTCCTCTGCCTTGAAAAGACACCAGCAgttacacacaggagaaaaaccCCACTGCTGCTTTGTGTGTGGGAATAGTTTCTCTCAAGCAGGGCGCCTGAAAGAACACCTACAGACGCACTCGGGAGAGAGACCTTTCTCCTGCTCTGTCTGCGAGAAAACCTTCAGAAAAGCTTCTGAACTCACGATACACAACAGatctcacacaggagagagaccgtACAGCTGTGCCGAATGTGGTAAGACATTCACCAGTTCTATGAAGCTGGGACGACACAAGAAGATCCATCAGAACACAAAAACTGAAGAGGTTCTGACTAAAGATGTGAAGAGAAGAGTATTGATGATGATGAAGTGGAGACTGCCTCCGCAGTTAGTGGATGCTAgtagggtgaagaggaggagccTCTACAGTTAG